The Chiloscyllium plagiosum isolate BGI_BamShark_2017 chromosome 28, ASM401019v2, whole genome shotgun sequence genome includes a region encoding these proteins:
- the LOC122564023 gene encoding LIM/homeobox protein Lhx1-like isoform X2: MVHCAGCERPILDRFLLNVLDRAWHVKCVQCCECKCNLTEKCFSREGKLYCKNDFFRRFGTKCAGCYQGISPSDLVRRARSKVFHLNCFTCMICNKQLSTGEELYIIDENKFVCKDDFLNSNNSRENGALSVTACSDQSLSPDSQDHLQDDTKDSESANISDKETAINENEEQNLGAKRRGPRTTIKAKQLETLKAAFAATPKPTRHIREQLAQETGLNMRVIQVWFQNRRSKERRMKQLSALGARRHAFFRSPRRMRPLGDRLDGADMMGNGPFNYYGDYQTEYYGPGGNYDFFPQGPPSSQAQTPVDLGFVPSSGPGATPLGGLEHPLPGHHPSNLPGPGDSQRFTDMISHSHGDSPSPEPGLTGPSMHSMAADVFGPGPSPSFSLTNGGYTSHLSHPPPEMNETAVW, from the exons ATGGTGCACTGTGCGGGGTGCGAGAGGCCTATTCTTGATAGGTTTCTATTAAACGTCCTGGACAGAGCTTGGCATGTGAAATGTGTACAGTGCTGCGAATGTAAATGCAATTTAACAGAGAAATGTTTTTCACGAGAAGGAAAGCTCTACTGCAAAAACGACTTCTTTCG TCGTTTTGGTACCAAGTGTGCCGGCTGCTATCAGGGTATCTCCCCGAGCGATCTGGTGAGGAGAGCGAGGAGCAAAGTCTTTCACCTGAACTGTTTTACTTGTATGATATGCAACAAGCAACTGTCCACCGGAGAAGAGCTCTACATCATAGACGAAAACAAATTTGTTTGCAAAGACGATTTTCTAAACAGCAATAATTCGAGAGAAAACGGCGCGCTCTCAG TAACGGCATGTAGCGATCAAAGTTTATCACCGGATTCTCAAGATCATTTGCAAGATGACACAAAAGACTCAGAAAGCGCCAATATTTCAGATAAAGAGACTGCCATTAACGAGAACGAGGAACAAAACCTGGGAGCGAAGCGCCGCGGTCCGCGCACGACCATCAAAGCAAAGCAGCTAGAAACTCTCAAAGCGGCTTTTGCAGCAACCCCCAAACCGACCAGGCACATCCGAGAGCAGCTCGCTCAGGAGACCGGACTCAATATGAGGGTTATACAG GTCTGGTTCCAGAACAGGAGGTCTAAGGAGAGGCGGATGAAGCAGCTGAGTGCTTTAGGGGCTCGTAGACACGCGTTTTTCCGCAGCCCCAGACGGATGAGACCCTTGGGAGATCGCCTCGACGGGGCTGACATGATGGGAAACGGCCCTTTCAATTACTACGGGG ATTATCAGACTGAATATTATGGTCCTGGAGGCAATTATGATTTCTTTCCTCAAGGTCCCCCCTCGTCTCAAGCTCAGACTCCAGTGGATCTGGGTTTTGTGCCCTCTTCTGGGCCTGGGGCGACCCCACTCGGCGGACTCGAGCATCCACTACCCGGCCATCACCCAAGCAACCTGCCGGGTCCAGGCGACAGTCAGAGGTTCACCGACATGATCTCTCACTCTCACGGTGACTCTCCGAGCCCCGAACCGGGTCTAACAGGACCGTCAATGCACTCGATGGCGGCGGATGTGTTCGGGCCGGGTCCCAGTCCGTCCTTCTCCCTCACCAATGGGGGATACACCAGCCACTTGTCACATCCACCTCCGGAAATGAACGAGACTGCCGTTTGGTAA
- the LOC122564023 gene encoding LIM/homeobox protein Lhx1-like isoform X1, with the protein MVHCAGCERPILDRFLLNVLDRAWHVKCVQCCECKCNLTEKCFSREGKLYCKNDFFRRFGTKCAGCYQGISPSDLVRRARSKVFHLNCFTCMICNKQLSTGEELYIIDENKFVCKDDFLNSNNSRENGALSVTACSDQSLSPDSQDHLQDDTKDSESANISDKETAINENEEQNLGAKRRGPRTTIKAKQLETLKAAFAATPKPTRHIREQLAQETGLNMRVIQKLKGKKESRGCFVPQVWFQNRRSKERRMKQLSALGARRHAFFRSPRRMRPLGDRLDGADMMGNGPFNYYGDYQTEYYGPGGNYDFFPQGPPSSQAQTPVDLGFVPSSGPGATPLGGLEHPLPGHHPSNLPGPGDSQRFTDMISHSHGDSPSPEPGLTGPSMHSMAADVFGPGPSPSFSLTNGGYTSHLSHPPPEMNETAVW; encoded by the exons ATGGTGCACTGTGCGGGGTGCGAGAGGCCTATTCTTGATAGGTTTCTATTAAACGTCCTGGACAGAGCTTGGCATGTGAAATGTGTACAGTGCTGCGAATGTAAATGCAATTTAACAGAGAAATGTTTTTCACGAGAAGGAAAGCTCTACTGCAAAAACGACTTCTTTCG TCGTTTTGGTACCAAGTGTGCCGGCTGCTATCAGGGTATCTCCCCGAGCGATCTGGTGAGGAGAGCGAGGAGCAAAGTCTTTCACCTGAACTGTTTTACTTGTATGATATGCAACAAGCAACTGTCCACCGGAGAAGAGCTCTACATCATAGACGAAAACAAATTTGTTTGCAAAGACGATTTTCTAAACAGCAATAATTCGAGAGAAAACGGCGCGCTCTCAG TAACGGCATGTAGCGATCAAAGTTTATCACCGGATTCTCAAGATCATTTGCAAGATGACACAAAAGACTCAGAAAGCGCCAATATTTCAGATAAAGAGACTGCCATTAACGAGAACGAGGAACAAAACCTGGGAGCGAAGCGCCGCGGTCCGCGCACGACCATCAAAGCAAAGCAGCTAGAAACTCTCAAAGCGGCTTTTGCAGCAACCCCCAAACCGACCAGGCACATCCGAGAGCAGCTCGCTCAGGAGACCGGACTCAATATGAGGGTTATACAG AAATTAAAGGGAAAAAAGGAATCTCGTGGCTGTTTTGTGCCCCAGGTCTGGTTCCAGAACAGGAGGTCTAAGGAGAGGCGGATGAAGCAGCTGAGTGCTTTAGGGGCTCGTAGACACGCGTTTTTCCGCAGCCCCAGACGGATGAGACCCTTGGGAGATCGCCTCGACGGGGCTGACATGATGGGAAACGGCCCTTTCAATTACTACGGGG ATTATCAGACTGAATATTATGGTCCTGGAGGCAATTATGATTTCTTTCCTCAAGGTCCCCCCTCGTCTCAAGCTCAGACTCCAGTGGATCTGGGTTTTGTGCCCTCTTCTGGGCCTGGGGCGACCCCACTCGGCGGACTCGAGCATCCACTACCCGGCCATCACCCAAGCAACCTGCCGGGTCCAGGCGACAGTCAGAGGTTCACCGACATGATCTCTCACTCTCACGGTGACTCTCCGAGCCCCGAACCGGGTCTAACAGGACCGTCAATGCACTCGATGGCGGCGGATGTGTTCGGGCCGGGTCCCAGTCCGTCCTTCTCCCTCACCAATGGGGGATACACCAGCCACTTGTCACATCCACCTCCGGAAATGAACGAGACTGCCGTTTGGTAA